The segment GGACTTGGTTGGGGATTTATTGACGACGCCTTTCTCACGAAGGACGTTTCAGGAAAAGCGGTAACGAGCCCCACAGCTAGCAGCCTTGACCCAGCGAGTTAAAGCATGTGTTCGTCACTTTCAGTCCACCAACTAAGAACGATTTCTGGCTGTCAGCATCTCAGAAGAGTTGCAAATTGTTTTGCGTCATCTTTAAGGACGGGCATGTTTGGCGCTGGCTATCCCAATATCGACTGCCACTGTCCAGCGGACATTAATAGGCCTACAACGCAACTTTGGAGACTCGACTGACATCAATGGCGTCCATGCGTATCGAGAAGGACCTGTTCCTGGAACTGAAGCCACCGATAAACTGTAAAACCGCGTCATTGTTAACAAAgagtatgtttttttctttaaagtcAACAGCATTTTGTGAGTGAACTGCTTTTTTTTTAGCTTGTGTTGATTGATCTatggtgtttttattatttagtaaATAGCGTTCCTTATGTGAATAATATGTGAATGTATCGTactcttgagtgtgtgtgtggtgttttagTGCCTCAGTttttatatgaataaatgtgaatgtgttcttGTCATTGTGCTAATTACGTTGATGTGGACGAGCTGCATGCGCGTCTTTATGTGAAGTTAGTGTCGGTGTTGCGCTTCatgtaacattttatttcacttgtCCAATGTTGCAGTTATATGAATGAGGTGTTAACACGAAACAAATAATTAGCTGTGATGTCACAATACGGTTGTtgggttgttcagctgtagtaagaggCGCAGGTATAAAATGCAAGGCCTGCTACTATAATATTGCATAAGAGAATTAGTACATTTAGAAAACGCTGGTATTTTGCTCCAGTTGAAGTAGCTTGATCACAGAACAAAAAGcttttattaaaaagaaaaagtcctaCATTCAAAACGGTGTGAATGATAATATATCAGATATGGAATTTAATATCCTTCACTTTAGAATAAGcccaatacatatatatagggaACAGGTCACTAAATTACGAATCATGCTGTGACTCGTGGCCTTTCATCCTCTTGAAAGTGTGTAGTAATTGGCAGCATCTAGTGGTGAGGCAGCAGATTGCAATCAATCAGTCCCATGTCCCAGGAGTTTaggagaactacggtggccgaAAACATGGCCGCAAATGGCCCTGTTTACTGCCAGTTTGGTTTGTCCGTTCTGGTTTACTGTATCAAAATCACTTCCCTTTTGGTACGAAGCTGCAACACAAATGTTTAGATCTCACACAAAAAACTTGTTAAATACACGCCATTTACTTTCCATTATTTGAGAATTCAGGTATTTGAAACATAAAATCTTTCACTCAGTCACAATAACATTCTTTTATAGAGCACCTTTTTATATATGACATGCAAACAAAAATAAGAGAGCAGACAACTTGACTGTTAAATGGGACTAAACGCAGAAGGAAGTAACAacttaaaataatagaaaacagTGCTAATATAAGTGACCTTAATGATATTAATAAAGGCAACAGATGTCTTTACAATCAAACCTTTCACCGCCTCTTATCTCAGGTTTCACCATATTGTATTGAGTGATTTGTTGGCCTGAAAAGCAACAAGGGGACTGAATAATAGAGTACGGCCCATTAGAAAGAGTCTGGGGCTTTGGGGAAGCAGAGATGTTGATCATCCATTGTAAACCCTCATCCTTCCCCCTCCCTCATCTCAGTTGCCAGGGCTCTTTTGTGAATGCTTCCTCCCACAGCTCAAAGAAAAAAGCTCAAGTTCACAAATTAGTGCTCTCTTGGGCCTCAAACACCTATCCAGTGACAGCATATTTATTGAGCGGTGAGAGGGGAATGCTCAGCTACGGTTCACTGACATTTTGAAATAGTTTAGTAAGTAAAATAAGGACGTCTGGAGTATAAATAACCCAGTAAGAAACAGCCTTATACTCTATAACAGAACAGCCACACATGTtatacacactttttttttttactctgcaGTGCAAAAGACCTGTATGTGATTTCATTGGGTGGAGAATGTTTCAAAATGCTTATTTTACATCCACACCTTGGATCCATGAGACTACAGTGCAAACAATGTTTGAATGCTACTTTCACAGAGCTATTTCGAACTGTGAAGCTCTTCCTGTGGCCGATGCAGATGACTGGGTTTCCATGAGCCCATGGCGTCGCCCTTGCTGTGAAATTATAGGTGTTAGAGTTTGTAGGGAGGCCTTCAATGAACCAACGTTGGACTCAGCCCAGAGACGACAAGACAGGGTTAGAGTGCCCTCTTCTGCCCCAAAGGTATAACTACTCCAAAAGGCCACGTTCCCCTGGAGGACTTGACTAAACAAATACAGCGTACAATGACATATTCATAAATGTATAAACATGTTCACCACAATCAACATAGTTGAACATTATTTGGTATAACACAAACATATTCACCAAATATTGCAAATGTATGGATACTTTATAAACCAGCAGGAGGTGGACTAATGTAAGATTATTCAGCATTTGCTTTGTTGCCAGTCTTGACTAATCAAActagaaaaaaaatgatttagaCATATCATAAATGAAAGTAGACGTCTTTTTTTATCATAAAAGAATTCATCAGTAAATTAATATTTTCACTTTTGGTACGTTACCATTATTTGTGGATggtatttttcttattttatgtCTACCAATTATCTCTGAACTAGGTGCGTACTCTTTAATTACGTGAAGGTTCGTCTTTATTAAACACTTTCCCTAAAATGAGTTAACATGCAGAAAAAGCAAAAAGCtataccaggagtggggttcgAACCCACGCGGACATATGTccattggatcttaagtccaacgccttaaccactcggccatcctggTGTATACATCGCATAAGGCTTCGTTATTCCTATATGAATCCGGTAGCTGCATCTGTATGACTGACGTAATGCCAACGGTGTTGGCAATACAACATTTATTACAATCATCTAATATAAACAATGTATCGTCCTGGGTAGAAGAACCACGTTGTTCGCGCAGCTAGCAGCTAATCTGGAGCGAAGTTGCTAGAATCACGATCGTTGACAACTAGCAAGCAGCGATCATTCAAGATGAGCCACTATTCAGCTGGGATCAGCGCGAGCGACACACAGGACGGATAATAAAAAGCCACACAGCTCATTTAGAGAGGCGTAAAATTGTGTTTTATCGCTGCAATTATGAAGATGTGTCACCAACGCGAGCTAATCTCAGCTAGTTGGGCTGACGTTAGGATGCTTGTTTCGTGAACGGTGTGTCTAACTTCCGTGTTTGTAGTTTCCAATATCGAGACTCGTATACATTTTGATGTAATGGTCAAACATGTCTGTTCGGGCTCACAGCTCCCATTACCCCTCCAAGAAGAAAGATGAAATAGCCACGACAATGTAGAATAGGGCTAGTGGTCATATTCAGTTCTACCATGTTTTACTTTGCACAAACATTGAAGCAAGATCGTATGTGACCTAGGAGCATGGTGGCGATGACGACATGAGAAGACTACAACGTCATTGCTGATATTCATAATGGACTTCAGCAAAACAAAATTGTATTGGCAATACAAGAAGAGGGTAGCTGAATATGGAAGTTAAGAGGGTTTCTAGTCAGTCGGCACACACCTGTAAACAAAGGGGGAAATATAGGTAGTATGAACAATGTGAAATCTGAATCACACTTTTATATAATTatgttttccccaaaatgtgatGGCGttcaaaatcaaaacaaaaatattaacaTTTGAAACTACTTTTGCTCGATATAaactttttatttgtgtgtatgtgtatttcaGATGAATTTacataattaaaatacaatttagaAGGCTACACCAGGGACATGAACctcgacacgcacacacagtgatTTGGTTGTTTGTGCACATGATGACATCGTTATGCAGCCTATTTAAAAACAGGTGCGATTTGTTTACCTTCTATAAATGTCTAGCAAAATATCTGTCGACAAGCCACAGAAGAGCCACAATGTGGAgaatttccttcttcttttgatGTCAACAAAGTAACACAATAAGTACTCGTTAACAAATAATACTGACTCGCATAACAATAAGTTATTTAAGTGTAGATTACATTTTAGACAGCTGGTAACTCCAAACCTTTAACAATGTTAAGCCTCACACCTCGTGAGTGAGATACAGTGTGCTGCTCTTCAACAGCTAAACGGTTTGTTACATGTTGTCCTTGAGCGGCGTGTAAAGTCTCAATTGTTCAGAAGATTTACACATTGTATAACATCTCTATTCAGCCAATGACTTTTTACAAAgttaaacatatattttatttttcaatcatCCATAAAAAATACCTAAATGAGTTAGTTTGGTTTACAACAGGATAGACAGGGACAACATTGTTGGAAAGGACTCTTCTTTCTGTACTTCAGGGCCTTCTTGATGTAAACATTAATTTTCTCTGTATATTCCTCTGTGCCACACACAATCGCCTCAATGTTATTAAGCATGGACCcctgctcctccaccagcaTGGCCATGTCCAGGAATAGTTCATGGACCTCCTTCAGCCgggcctccagctccaccagTTCCTTGTGTCTGCCTTTGATCTCGTGCATTGCCCAGCGGGACGAGTGACCGCCTTCGGTCTGCAGACTCTGGGACAGCTCGGCCCATCCCTCACCACCTTTGTCCACCATCACGTCCAGCTGGTCATCTGTGATTTCAGTCCCCAGTATGGAGGCCTGCCTCTGGATCCTCTGCCGGCACGCatccctctgcacctcctctgcCTCATTGTAGTCGCTCATGGCCGCTTGGAAGGAACGGGACAGTGTGTCGTGCTGAGTTCGGGCAATGCGACTAACAGCAGAGTTGAGACCTTCCTTTGCCTCCAGCTGGCTGCTCTCCCTACCCAGGGCCTGCAGGCGGACGGCCAGAGCCCCCCCGTGATGCTGGATGCCCCTGGCAATCAAGTCGGAGTCCTTCTTGAGGAGCGTGAGACGCCGCATAGAGGTGCCAAAGCGTTCGTTATTTATCGCCAGATGCTCCACCTCTAGGTGGAGCAAGGAGATCTCCTTGCGTATGGAGTGGGCCTCCCTCAGGATGTTGTCAATAGTGGAGGAGTTCTCAAACATCACGGCCTGTTGAGACAAAGTCACCTTGTCTGGGTCATCCTCAGTTCCATAAAACCCTGGCTCGTAGTCCTCTTGCTCCTCGCTGATGGTCTGCAGCCTCTCCAGCATGTCCCGCATGTTTGCCTGAAGGAACAGTGCAAAACAAGATCTTGGTTACGATGAAAATTGGTTAAATTCATAATGCAACATTGGTATAGCATGTGTTCTACATGTTGGGCTGCAGGCCCCACTCATTATGGTATAATCCTCCTCAAAGTGATGGCACAATGTTGcccataaaacaaaacaaatgacatGTACAGAGTCATAGTTCGTTTACCCagccagagccaacaggtcaaGTGTTATACAACTACAGCAACAAAGACTGCTCAGCTTATCTGCAGTAGGTTTTCTTTCTGAGATGAATGACAATGTCAGTCAAAGCTCAaaggagttgttgttttttcaaacCAGGAACAAGGAAGACATCATGTTGAAAAACAGACATTTCCTTTGAAAGTGGGGTTACGGCAAAAGATACTGTTGTTTGTTTCACAGCATTAATTTTGTCAATCACGCACTGCACAACATAAAAATAATATCTGGTGCTTGCCTAAATTTCTGCGATTAATTATTCCATACAGTGAAACAGAAAACCCATTTGCTCAGACCGCATTAGTACAAAACCAATATTTCAGAAGCAGTCACAATGTATGGACAAGCAATCGAATGGCATCTTCTTGAGTCATTGAATCAGCCCTTCATTTTTGCACCGATTGGGTCCAATTATCCACTTGTCTCCAGGTGGCTCTGCTCCACATATGACTAAGAACACCATATTATTAAGAAAACTATCATCCAACTATCACCTCAAAGTGCCTTACCTCTTGTGACCGGCTCCCTCAAAATCAGAAAGCAAGTAAATCCCTTCCAAGGTTATCAGGCTGATTGGTTTGGTCCGAGGAGGgaagaaaacacatcttttattCTGATGAAGGGAGTCGACCGCCTGCTGTGCGTTCGGTGTGCATGTGACTGCCGCCCCTTCCCAGGCGACGGGCGTGGGCAACATGCAACACTTCCTTGAAGGAAGACCCATTGTTTTTGGTTCTTGTCATTTCAGAGAGCATGTGCGATTAAGTAAGACTACATTCCTGTCAAACGATGCATTCAGGACAAACATCCACAAGAAAGTTACTGAAAGAATGTGAGGAATAAGATTTGATGGTTGAtcatggttaaaaaaaagttacagaTGAAACTGCTTCCAGCAAAGTGTGTGGATTATAGTGAGTTAGCAGGTCATGATTTCCAGAAAGAGACGTTACTGTTGAGTTTTTCACATGTATTTCTTTTTGGCGGCATTTTGAGCACCACAAGCAGAGTGCCGTAGAGTCCGATTAATATATTGGAGGGAAGGAACATTTCTCCAGACAAATTAACAGATTGATAAATAGCATTACCTGTCAGGAAAAACGTACATTTCATTTTTGGGAGAACTTTCACTTTAATTAATCGACAGCACTTCACCGGACTAATGCAACACAAGCTGCTACATGTTCGGTCAGTGATGACCACCTAGTCCGTGTCAGTAGAAGTGTGTGTCCGAGGGGACCAGGCCTGGCTGGTATTAACACGTCACACCTTTGAGTGAGCATATTTAGCCCAACACTTTGTGAGTCAGTGACTGAAAACTGAAATT is part of the Pseudoliparis swirei isolate HS2019 ecotype Mariana Trench chromosome 12, NWPU_hadal_v1, whole genome shotgun sequence genome and harbors:
- the LOC130202903 gene encoding syntaxin-11-like, which translates into the protein MRDMLERLQTISEEQEDYEPGFYGTEDDPDKVTLSQQAVMFENSSTIDNILREAHSIRKEISLLHLEVEHLAINNERFGTSMRRLTLLKKDSDLIARGIQHHGGALAVRLQALGRESSQLEAKEGLNSAVSRIARTQHDTLSRSFQAAMSDYNEAEEVQRDACRQRIQRQASILGTEITDDQLDVMVDKGGEGWAELSQSLQTEGGHSSRWAMHEIKGRHKELVELEARLKEVHELFLDMAMLVEEQGSMLNNIEAIVCGTEEYTEKINVYIKKALKYRKKSPFQQCCPCLSCCKPN